ATAGCTAAACTAATTACAATCATAAAAACAATCAAACAAAATCTTCCTCTTTTCATATTAAAAAGATTAAGCACAACTCCTTTAAAAACATTTCGCAAATTTGGGGGGGAAGAAAAATCAATTTTTATTTACTTTAATCCTTGTTAGTTTCGTTTCCAGTTACGAAGTTCTGGAAACCTGCGTCCGCAGAGTCGGGAGAAAGGGCGTTCTATCAAATGAGCGAATGCGATACATCAAGAACAAGAATAAAGGGGCAGTTTTACATAATCTATCGTGTAAATGATGCTTTTCCTTCATCAGTTTCAACAAGTATAGAATAAATGTATTTATGGTTAATGGCAAATTGATCGCAAGTTAACGCTTGAACTTCAATGATTCCTTCAGGATTTAAATTATCTTGTTCCCAGCAAGAATAATAATCATTAACAGTTATGCTTACATTATGCCATGTATAATTATTTCTATTAATAACTCTTAATTGTGTATCTGACAATTCTGCAATTTCCGGTTCAAGGGGAGGAATAAATTGATACGAAGAACATCCAGTTAAAATAATTAAGAATAAAAGAGTTATTATTTTATGGTATTGTTTTTGAATATTCAATTTCTTCATAATTACAGACCTCCTTATCGCATAATACAATACCAAAACCATAAATATTTAATGATTCATATTTTGAAATCCAATCACTAACATTTTTGGAATATTTATTACCCATTCCATCCAATCCTATTTGAATTAATTGAGAATCATCGTATAAATTTTTATTTGTAGGATTTGGTGGGTGAGTAAACATATTCAATGGACTATTAGGTGTTAGTTCTGAAGTTATTTCTATCTCTATAATATTATTTGAAGTTATTACGAAACTACTTATAGAAAATGTTTCATCTTTAATCTCTTGAGTTTCTATATCTTCTTCTACATAAGAACATTCTGAAATTTTATCTTTAATGTCGCCATTATAACATTGGTATTTAATAACTTCTTTAGTTTCTGTTTCAGTTTGTTTTGGACACTCAGAACAATCTAATTCTGGACAAGTTATGGAAGAACATAAATCCAAAGAATCAACTACTTCTCCATTTGCACATTGATACTTTGTTTCAGTCTGAACTTGACAACCTGCCAAAAACACCAATCCTACAAAAACCATAATTGGAATTAAATATTTCATAATAATATGAGATTATGAATACACTTTAATAAATGTTACGAAAAGAAAACTGCCCCCTTCCATTTTTTAGCCCTTTCTCCCGATTGAAACTAATCCTTGTTAGTTGTTTTTTCTGCAAGAAAAAATGGTGACTGAAAGGAGGCACAGTATGACGCAAGCACAAAATAAAAACTGCAAAGCAGACAAAAACTATTTTTTAACACAAAAAAAGTGCTGAGTAATATTGCAACTAACAATATATATACGAAAAGCTTTGAATTTGACGATTTTAGAGCGTATAATGCCAAAATTCTATAGATTGACTTAGAAAAAATGTTTTCTTTTTATTGTAGTGAAAATAAGCAAAATCAATTTTTAAACCGGCAAATCTCCGTTTTTTATCCAATTAAGCATTTTAAGAAGTAATATTTACTTTTTTGAATGACTTTAGATGTTCTTTATAATATGAAACGAGAAATGCTTCGCCGTAAACTATCTCCTAGAACGGTCAAGACTTATTTACAATATGTAAAGATGTTTTTGCTTGAAAATAAAGACAAAAACCCAAAGGAATTTTCTAAAAAAGATGTTAGAAAGTTTCTTTATGATCTAGAAGATAAAGATGTTTCTGGAAGCACCTTGAACGTAGCACATAACGCGTTGAGATTCATGATGATTGATGTGTTGCATAAAGCTTGCTATTTGAAGATTAAATATTCTAAAGTTCCTGTTAGAAAACCTAAATATTTAACTAAAAAAGAAGTTCAGGAAATTTTGAGAGTTATTGAAAATCCAAAGCATAAACTTCTTGTGTCCTTAATGTATGGAGCGGGTCTTAGAGTGTGTGAGGTCACAAGGCTAAAAATTATTGATTTTAGTTTCGAAGAAAATATTGGTTGGGTGAGGGGAGGTAAAGGAAATAAAGACAGGCCATTTATCATTCCTCAAAAGATAAAACAAGAATTACAAGAAAGATGTAATTATGAAAATTATTGGTTATTTTCAGGTAGAAATGGAGCTCTAAGTGTTAAGTCCGTTCAAATAATTGTAGAAAAAGCAGGGAAAAAAGCCAAAATAAAAAAGCACATTCATCCGCATATATTCAGACATTCATTTACAACTCATTTACTCGAATCTGGAATTGATATTGTATCTGTACAAACTCTTCTTGGACATGTACGGCCAGAAACAACTCTTAGTTATTCTCACACAATTAGACCACAGATGATTGCTATAAAGAGTCCACTTGATTAATTTGGTCACCTTAAAAGTAAAGTTCTCTAAAATCAAGGTGGGATGGCGTTTTATTGCGCGCTAGCTGAAGAGGTTTAATACATTGGCCTGCACAAAAATGTTCGTTCATTTTTGTTGTGCCAGAAACTTATGTTTTTGTGCATTTAGGGCGGAGATTCGCGAAGAAATCATTTTTTTTTCTGTGCGCATCTTAATTGAGCTCTAGGACAATACAGATATTTGGGACCTGCCCAAAAATATTAAAAAAATTATTAAAAAACCAAAAGTGGTAAATAGTTACTGCTCAGTAACGAAACATTTATATATTGGGGAAATAACATTAACAAAAATAAGAGAAATCTTAATAATTAAAGTTTAAAAAACCAAAATGAAACATATAATAATCTCAGATACGCATTCCCCGCAATGCATTTACAAAGCGCTAAACTATGCTCAAGACCTCATTGAAGAACAAGAAGATATAGACTCCATCGTAATCAACGGAGACTTACTAGGAATATTTTCAATGACAAGCAGCAACCTATACAAAGGAGAGTGGATACCTAAAGAAACTATGAATGACTTCTTAAAAAAAGCAGCGCCAAAATTCTACGAACACTACAAAAAAACAGGAAAACTAACAAAAAAACTAGCATATGAATACATAGGAGAAAGATATGCTTGGACCTACAAAATACTCAGAGCATCAAGTAAAATAAAAAAAACAATATTCAACCTAGGAAACCACGAGTCAAAATTACATTTCTTGGTATTGCATGAACTAACGTTTTTAACAAATTGTGAAAAAACCTTAATAAAAGAACTAGATTTTAAAATTTTAGAAAAAATATACGAACTATTCGAAAAAAAACTAGAATTATTAGAAAAAGAATCAGATTTTATATACATAAGAAATAAACACCACACACAAGATAAAACACTAATAATAGGAATACCGGGAGAAAGCCACGACACAGAAAATTACACGCCCACATCAATGAAACAGGAACAAAAAACAAAACAAATACTAGAAAACATAAAAGAAAACCTTGAAAACTACGAAAATATCATAATATATAACCACACCCAAGGAACATATGATAAAGAAACAGGAACATTTCAACCAGCAAGCTCTTCACTAAAAAAATTTATAAAAAATCTAAAAAAAGACAAACATATAATTTTTATTCAATCACACAACCATTGGAGCTACACGCAATTCATAAAACAAGACAACGTACATTACATAATGAATAATGCGGGTCTTCACGATGGAATATTCAACTTAGTAGAAACAAATAAAAATGAAGTAATTTGCTACGACATAGACCCAAATACTCAAAAAATAACAAAACTAAAGGTTTCAGAAAATGAAAAAACCTTTGAATCAGAAGAAAACCTAATAGCAAGATATTACCCAGACCCAAAACCAATAATTAATAGAATCCAAAAAATAAAATAACACAAAAATATAATAAATTCTTAAAAAAAGCAGCTATTAATGATAGAAAGATTAAAATACTACTTCTTCACTGAACAATTAAAACAAAAAATTACTTAAAGTGAAATAAATGAAAGAACAGCTCACAGAACATTCATACATAAAAACATATACTGTAAAAATAAACTTTTTTAAATCAAAAAGTTCTAGGATGAGACATAGAGAGATTGAAAAATTCAATGAAAGCTCAAGAGACATCCTCTTATCAAAATATAAATTATTGGACGATGATTTAGAAAGCGAAAATGTATACTTTGGAGCACTCAACATCCATGGAAAATACAGCAATAACGAAGTATCAAATAATGACCAACTTACAGTTTTAAGTTGGTTCCAACCAAACTTAAAAAGTAGCAAAGTTCTTTTAGTACAAAAAGCATTTTTAGGAAATTATGATAAAAATTCTCTTGAAACAATGCTACAAAATGCAAATGAATACTCCACAATATACTCAAGATATCAATTTTATGACATAAACACTCATCAATTCGTAAAAAGATCTGATTTAATACAAAAATTGTTTTATGACAAAAAAAACAAAAACATAATAGACTTTAATGACTATAAAAACCACAATAAAAGCCCGCAAGAACAACAAAAAATAGAAAAAAAACAAGAAAGCAAAATAACAATTGCAAACCCAAAACTGAACTTTGACGATTGTGAACTAGAAACCCCAGACGTACAAAAAAACATCGTAAAAGAAACCTATTTCAAACAAACAGAACCAAACAAATATAAATCAACATCAATAAACATTTTAAATGCAGTTGCAAATTGGCTCACTAGAACTTGAAAATCCATTTTTCTTAGCACCCATGGAAGCAGTTAATTGTGCAAGCTTTAGAATATTATGCAAAAAAAGAGGTGCAGGCCTCATATTCACAGATATGATAGATGCGGACATATTCATGGAAAAAGTTTCTGAAATAGGAGAATTAAAAACAATAAATCAACTCATAAATCCTCAAACAGAAGAAAAACCATTGGCAATCCAACTAGGAGGTTCTAATATTGAAACACTCAAAAAAACCATACAAATTATTGAGCCAATAGCGGAGTTAATAGATTACAACATAGGATGTCCCTTGCCCTATATGCTCGGAAAAAAAGGAGGGTGCTACCTAATGAAACACCCCGACCAATTATATAAAATAATAAAAGAACTCAGACCAATAATAAAAAAACCACTAACAATTAAAATGAGAAGTGGATGGGACAAAAACACAATAAATGCATTAGAAATCGCTAAAGAACTCGAAAAACTAGGAGTTAACGCAATAACAATACACCCGAGAACAAGAAAACAAAAATACATGGAACGCGCAGATTGGACGCTCATTAAAAAAATAAAAGAAAACATAAACATACCCATAATACTAAGTGGAGATGTAACAAACACATATATGGCCCACATGGCTTTTGCACACACAAAAGCAGATTTTTTAATGATAGGCAGAGGAGCAAAAAATAATCCTTCAATATTCGAAGAATTAAACAATTACTGGAAACTAAAAAAACAACCCAAAAAACCACTAACAACATACAATAAAAAAACAGAACAAGTAAGAAGAGACTTCAAATATTTCATGGAACTATATAACAAAATAGAAAACAGAAACAATTTATCTGAACTAAAAGATCACACAATATGGTTTGCTAAAGAATGCCAAAATAATAAAGAAATAACTCAAAAAATACTACAAGCAAAAAATAAAGTCATGCTTCACAAAATCATCAACAAAGTTTATTTCAAAAAAACATAGCAACAACAAAATTAAAATGCACAATCAAAATACACACAACAAAATTGATGTTAAAAAAACGAGTTCTCTAAAAGTTAAAAACACACTCTGAAAACTATCTTTTAAGCTTAGAATTCAATCTAGAATCCTCGAAATGTTTAGAAAACAAATTCCAAACACCATTAAACAAGCCTTTTCCATTTAAAATAACAAGAATAGAAGTTAGCAAAATACTTAAAAAAACCACTGCCAAAACAGGAGCAGTCATCAAATCTGCTCCAGGCACCCCGCTTTGAATAGCTAACTGAACTAAAACTGCAGCTGCTAAACCCTTAGGAATTAACACTTCTAAGCTAGTCCTATCCAAATTTCCTAAGTTATGCCTTCCTAAAGAAAGTTTTACTGCCAAAGGCCTAATCAAATATATCCCAACAACAATTAAAAAAGACAACAAATAGATAGTTACGCTTGAAAAATCCATTAAAATACCTAAATACACAAAAAAGAACACTTTAACAAAAAAACTAATCTCTTGAAAAAAATTCTGAGCGCTTTTATTCAACACAGCAGAAATAGTTAAAGATTCCTCCTCAGATTTTTTCTTGTCATTAGAATGAAATAATCTTAGTATGGCTCTACTATTACCAAGCACAAGCCCAAAAGCCAGAGCGCCTATAGCTCCGCTAGCAGCTATCAAAGGACTCTCTATTAAGGCATATAGTCCAATAACTACTGCAACAGTCACCATATATGCTTGCTTTAAATCATCAAATTTATCTAATAAATGAACCCAGATCAAACCAACAATTGCGCCAAATACTAGTGCAAGAGCAAACGAACTTAAAATATTATTTGCAACCCCCACGCCTGAAACTTGACCAGTTAAAATAATATTTATTATTGTAAGAGAACCTATTATGCAAAGAACATCACTTATTGCAGATTCTAAAGTTAACAAACTTTTAATGTCTTTACCTAAAGGCAAACTTTTCACCATAGGTATTACGACCGCGCTTGAAGTACCTCCAAGAATCATTCCCAAAAGTAATGCAGTAATAAAATTCATTTGAAAAAGCAACATGCTTAACAACATAACTATTGCAACCGTTAAAAAAAAACTAAAAATGGTAAGAACAGATGCTCCCTTAACTGATTTAAACAAAGTCTTAAAATCAATAGCTAAAGAACCTTGAAATAATAAAAATATTAAAGTAAATGTAGTAAAAAGTTGAGTGCCCTCTCCTAAAGAATCAGGATTAGCCCAACCAACACCATATCTTAAAAAAACGCCTACTAAAATAAGTATCAAAACATCAGGGATTCTGGTTTTTTTAAATAATAACTCTGAAAAATATCCAATTATTATTATTGCAGTCAATACAGCAAACGTACTTAATATATCCATAAATTTATTTCATTAAGTTTGTTTTTAAATTTATCTCTTTTCCAAATATAATCTACATTATAGTAGTAACATTTATAAATGGCTTTTACAAACTAAGAAAAAAATGACACTGATCAAACAAACAAATTCAAAAAACAAAACACTCATAGAACGAATAGATGAAAAAATAATAGCACTACATAAACAAACAGGAATAAAAATATTAAAAAAAACAAATTTAACACCAGAACAACTAACAAAAACACTATACGCCGCAAGCACAGCAGGATATATAAGTGGAGCATTATTCTCAAACCTACCAATAAACGAAGTAATCGCAGCAAATACAACATACAGCATATTTAATGAAGTAAATGCCAAAACGCAAAAAGAAAATGAAAATATATCTCTAAAACTAAACATTCCAAAAAACACATACAAAATAATCAACTGCATATTGTGCACTACAGGAATAATATTGACTGCGACAGGAATAGTCGCTACACTAACAGGAATAATATCAAATGATAGAGAAACAACAATACAAGGCATGTACCTTTTAAACACAGGAGCGGGAACAACAATATATTCTTCAGGAAATTATATGAGCCAGACAAAAATAGTTCAAACTAAAAAAATAAAATGAATCTATTTTTTCCAAAAAACGCTTTACTGAAACAATCCATCCCACCTTAAAAAACGGAGCTTTAACGATTGTTTCTTAATCGCAAATCTTTGAACATACGAAGCAAGACGCAATTCACATCCATCTTAAAAGATAGATCTTTCTGGCTACCACATGTAAGTTTTATCGTTTATAAATCATTTCGTTTCACTTGACCAGTACTTTTTAAGAAATATTTAGAACTAACATTAATTTTCTTAAATTTATGTATTGTGTATTTATATTCCAGATTTATGTGTTTTGCATAATTGTTTGATTTTACAATCATAATCAGTCCAATTAAAACAAAGCACACAGGTATTATTAAAACCAATTTACTTTTGTCTAATACAAACAAGAACATTGGAAAAAATAATCCTATTAACAATAATAATAAACCAAAAAAAAGATGTTTTATGAAATTTCTTGTTTTTTTAATATTTGTTCCTCCTTGAAGGTTGCTGAATATGTTTATTGTATATTCAAATATTTTTTTGGTTGTTTTTATTATAAAATAAACTAATGCAATCATAGATGAGCTTATTATAGTCAGTAAAAATAT
The sequence above is drawn from the Candidatus Woesearchaeota archaeon genome and encodes:
- a CDS encoding tyrosine-type recombinase/integrase, whose protein sequence is MTLDVLYNMKREMLRRKLSPRTVKTYLQYVKMFLLENKDKNPKEFSKKDVRKFLYDLEDKDVSGSTLNVAHNALRFMMIDVLHKACYLKIKYSKVPVRKPKYLTKKEVQEILRVIENPKHKLLVSLMYGAGLRVCEVTRLKIIDFSFEENIGWVRGGKGNKDRPFIIPQKIKQELQERCNYENYWLFSGRNGALSVKSVQIIVEKAGKKAKIKKHIHPHIFRHSFTTHLLESGIDIVSVQTLLGHVRPETTLSYSHTIRPQMIAIKSPLD
- a CDS encoding tRNA-dihydrouridine synthase family protein, which encodes MQLQIGSLELENPFFLAPMEAVNCASFRILCKKRGAGLIFTDMIDADIFMEKVSEIGELKTINQLINPQTEEKPLAIQLGGSNIETLKKTIQIIEPIAELIDYNIGCPLPYMLGKKGGCYLMKHPDQLYKIIKELRPIIKKPLTIKMRSGWDKNTINALEIAKELEKLGVNAITIHPRTRKQKYMERADWTLIKKIKENINIPIILSGDVTNTYMAHMAFAHTKADFLMIGRGAKNNPSIFEELNNYWKLKKQPKKPLTTYNKKTEQVRRDFKYFMELYNKIENRNNLSELKDHTIWFAKECQNNKEITQKILQAKNKVMLHKIINKVYFKKT
- a CDS encoding cation:proton antiporter produces the protein MDILSTFAVLTAIIIIGYFSELLFKKTRIPDVLILILVGVFLRYGVGWANPDSLGEGTQLFTTFTLIFLLFQGSLAIDFKTLFKSVKGASVLTIFSFFLTVAIVMLLSMLLFQMNFITALLLGMILGGTSSAVVIPMVKSLPLGKDIKSLLTLESAISDVLCIIGSLTIINIILTGQVSGVGVANNILSSFALALVFGAIVGLIWVHLLDKFDDLKQAYMVTVAVVIGLYALIESPLIAASGAIGALAFGLVLGNSRAILRLFHSNDKKKSEEESLTISAVLNKSAQNFFQEISFFVKVFFFVYLGILMDFSSVTIYLLSFLIVVGIYLIRPLAVKLSLGRHNLGNLDRTSLEVLIPKGLAAAVLVQLAIQSGVPGADLMTAPVLAVVFLSILLTSILVILNGKGLFNGVWNLFSKHFEDSRLNSKLKR